The genome window CCTTGAGAGTGTTCCATGGCCTTGTCATATCATGGCCCGCACTATTATCTcccatatttgtattttttttgctaAATACATTTTCTGTAAGTAACAAGATAGCACGAGGGGTTGGAAACCAAAGAGAGACGTAAGGATGAGAATATGAATCAGCTAGTGCAACGGAAAGCTTGAGCTTTCATTTGTGATCCTCAAAGTGTTCAGCCACAATGCATCAGAACATGTGCCAAGAAACAAACGATAGCAGATGTTTGTGGCCTAtcatttcctttttaaaatttcattgtAAAGGAAACATGCCCTGGCAGAGGGAATACAGAGATCATGTAGGAAAATGCTTGCATAGGGTAGCTGGAactaatataatattatacaGAAATAGCCTACAAGGCAAAGAAAAATAGCGAAAGAAGAGACAGAGGCAGCTGAGAAAGTTTTTCACGTAAATCCTACATTAATATTGCCAAAccatctttttcatttttttaaccCATCTGTTGATTTGGAAGGCCAAGCTAGCTCTCATGTTTCGGTTACTTAATAAAGTTTCTGTTTCTTATCacagacacagagagagagagaaagagagagagcatacCCTCGAACAGGAATTGAAAGCTCTTTTGCCGCACGAGTAACAGCACGATAACGAACAAGACTTTCTTCAATGCTACAATTGATGTTCGACTTTGAAAATGATTCAGAAGCTGATGCAAATACTGCTATGTCCTTAGCACCAGCTGCAATAGCTGCTTCAAAGCCCTATAAAAGTTGATCAGATATGTCAGAGAAATCACATGACGAAAGTCTGGTAGTACTACTAGAGATCACTTACTTTTAAATTGGGTGTCAGCACAGGCAATCTAGCACCCTCCAAATTGTGAACTACTTCCATTACATCCTTTGCATCTGCTAGCTGTATATAGAAAGGAAAATGGAACAGAAGTGAGACAAGTTATACTCAAACAGCGTTCCCAAAGAGAAATCCACATATCTATTGATGAGGATCGTAGTCAAAACAAGCAAACGCTATACATGTATTGTCTTCAAAGTGAAGCTGTTTAATTGAGATCTGCTTTACCTATGTACCATTATTTCCTAACAAGATATTAGCAATATTGATCACAGGATGAACTTTTTAGCAGGAAGAGAAGTTAATGTTTATAACTTTAGTGACTTTAAAGTGGGACTGCAAATATCATTTCTTGCAGATATTACATGGCATGTGATGTCTTGATAATAGTTTTGATACTAAAGGTgcaaaatttcttttttatgatgagtttttaaaaTGCAATTGACTACAATTTCCAGAATAGGGTAATAATGACAACTTTTTCAAAGATctcttaaaaattaaaactaggGGATGTTTGTATACTTTATCAAAATAGGAAAGTTTCTTGAATTCACTGAACCTCAGAGGAGATCTGTATTTCAAATCAAATATTCTTAAAAGAATATATGATATTTGACGTCTCTCGTTATTATATCATAAATTAATGCTTACGTTGCCAAAATCTGACTCATAGAAAGGCATCTAATTAAACTTCATGGGATTTACAGGTTAAACTGAGAACCCTCAAAACTTAACTAAGAAGATACTTATCAGTTAACTATTCCCATAAAAATTACACTTTCCAAGAGAAATTTGAAGTTACCAATTCAATTAAATAACTAGTAAAGGCAAATTACCTGAGGAACCCATTTGGGTGATACAAAACTTGTAGCCTCAACAACAGACAACCCACAAGATACCAGTCTATGAATCAATTCAATCTTTACAGATGCAGATACaatattcttttcattttgaagtCCATCCCTTGGACCAACTTCTACTATCTTTACAAACTTTGGTATACCTTTCAAAATCTGTTTcattcaaacaaaagaaaattaatatgcAACCCAAGTGtcaaaatgtatatataatttacaagaagagaaaagggAAACTTTATCTGTTAAACAACAGATATCACGACATCCTAATGCAATAAGTTAAAACAGAAGGCAAAGATATTATCATCCTATTTAAGTTATTGAAGCACCTTATTTGTTATATCTTTGTCGTTGCACTTGGACTCATATTGATCTGACAAATACCATGAATCACAAATATTTCCAAATACCCTGTGATTCCTGCCTAAGCTCAAGGTCCTTTGATTGAAGGAGTCACCACGGGAAATGTCTCTTGTATGTCTTTTCCATGGAAAGGCCTCTCTTGTATATTCTTCATAATCTTCGCTGAAAATTAACATAAGTTTTTATGGTTACATTATCAATTAAACATTATTATAGTTTAGAGTAGCTAAACTATGTAAGAATATGTTCTGCACAGGTCATTCTGTGAAAGCAAGAGACAATTAGGAActgagaagaagatgaataaATCAATTCGATCTTCAACTAAATGGTAAGGGAAAAAACCAGGATCTTGTCATTATCCTTCAGACAATGTCCAACTATGTGGTCTGACCCGAGCACATGCTTACACACATGCCTGCATGGGCATACTGATGTAGGATAAAAATCTcttactaaaaaataaatcctAATCCAAACAGgaataagaaaacaaaccaaaccaaataaattaggaaactgacaacaaaaaaggaaatctGGTCCAGAATTTGAATGCTATGACagaatttgattgttttgtgcACACGAAAGCAAATGAATGGATAACGTACATTTTGAGTGTTTCCCAAACAAAATAGATCACAAACTACTTACTTGCAGCTATTGGATGTGCTACAACTTCTTCCTTCAATCCAACAGTTCCCCATCGCCGCATCATCTGCTCTAGACCTGCAAGCACTAGATGAGAATCTTTGAACCCGATCAATAGTACTCATGCTAGGCAACTTGTCAAAACCAAGTGGCTCCTCCAAGCTCGACATCGTGGAAGTAGATGGAAAAGGCCCAACTGAAATTACCACAAAACAGAAGTAAATGCTCTGCTGCATACAAACGTACTTTTCTAGCATGAGACCAACAATACACCCATGAATAAATTCATCATCCTAACAGATGGCAAATGGCTGTCAAAATAAATGttaaatatttgaagaaaacaacaaaaattcaatgcTCCACCATATTTTCTAAGAACTAGAATATCATGTCTGGTAAGTGAAGAAAACAGcaaaaaacatgaaaatgatCAATGGCCATTCATTTCAGTTTAGGTTTGTTAAATCATACAATTTAACATGGTACCACTATTCTCACATAATTAGCTCAAATGAGGATTAATTTAAGTTACCAATCACAAGTCATGTTACGTCTCAACAAGGACAAGAAAACTTATGACTTAGATCTGTCAAACGGTAAATTGCAATTCGAGATCAACCAAGtttatctcaaatttcatAGTTTTGCCTTTCACTGTATCCTTTCATATTATGGCACTTCCTAGAAACATCCTAATTCAGAAAAACTCATCATATAGTCATGTTTTTTCTTGGCTATTAACAACGCCTTACTGCAGATCACTCTTGTAATTTCTTCCTCTCATTTTCTGTAACTCATCAATCGTCGAAACTTCAGATACTCTATAGCATTATAATTCATTAATTTATACTCTTCAGTCAATGAACAACGGGCCAAGGCAAATGAAATCAGATAGTAAGAAGAGCACCCTTATGGCCATTGTTCAGTTGGTAAATGCAATGCAAACAACCGTAGTGTACCAACTGAATTACACTGACTCCACCCAAACTACCTATCGATATTTTCCTACCTTTCCTCGGCAACCAAATAATCATCAgccaacaaacacaaaaacaaaagcttaATTTCAGCTACAACTTGTATGCAAAGCAGAAACCAAAGCATTAAAAgtccaaaaccaaaagaagTAACCAAAATTAAGCATCATTAATCACTGTCAAAACTTATATGTCGAAACagtaaatgaaattaaaacaaagaCCCTCTGTTTGGTTGGCAGGAAATTATATTCAGATAGATATTCAAACTTGTGGGAAGGAGAGGCAAACAGACCTGAATTCGTTGAGAGAGGAAAGCGAGAATTAGGGTTTCTGAGAATGGGAACAGAAACCCTAGGATTTGGGAATAATCTAGGCGCTATAGTTTGCAGCAAGAGAGGCAAATTCTGTTGGTGGTTAGATGGAAAGTATGATAAGAAGAGAAGGTGCCGAAACGTGACGAAGTTGTTTAAGGCAGAAGGCTTGTTAGATGAATTAGATAGGTTGGTGGACGACGTTAAATtctaaaattcaatttttctttaagatCACGCCTgtcctctgttttttcttttttattttttttcttttttgtatttaacgtttttattttggttctcaattttccttcttgttaTTCGAGAGGCACGCATGAAATTGAATACTTCTCTGTCGTCTcatctctgtgtgtgtgtgaaggAGAagggcagagagagagagaggtggggGGGGAAGGGGTGGTAGGTAGTTTTCAGCTGGAAGTTGGTCACATTATTTTAGAATTGTTTATTGCGTGGCCTTCAACGAAGGAGAAATCCTTGTATGGTACCATTTTCTGCATACTGACAAACCGTCGCAAAAAGGTTTGGAGGTTTACGTGATTATcaactttaattatttatattttttttcttcccttgaAACGAATGGACCGGGTTGGTCTGAGCATGACACGAGTACGATCTGATTACATATGACATATTCCATATTTTTGGTATGTTTAAAGTCTAttcattaaattataattattttatagtaaaataatatataattttattataattttttttaatgcaaaatataaaattacaaagCAAAACCTCTTGGACAAGCAGATCCaaagaagttgaaaaataaagCATTTGAAGAAGGCAACAGCAACCCAGGCTTCCACAATCTAGAAGTAGAAAGCTTGTGATCCATGCGCGGAAGCGAGTCTGCCGTGAAGTTAGCTTCCTTAAAGATGTGATGAAATTGCAGAGGCTCACAAAATGAACTCAAGTGCCAAATGTCTTGGATTAGAAGAGAGACACACCATGGGGCTATAGCATGCTTTTTAACACAGTCAGGCCCTGTTTGGTAGGCTAGACTGGATTGGACTAGTTGGGATATGACTGAATTTTAAGCAGTTTTTTGGTGCAATAAATACTAAGTTGAGATTGATCAATTGGGTGTCTCTTCCGTGGCCAGTTGACACAACCGATTTCCCGCCGGAACAGAACTTTGTCTCAATGATCAATTAGACCCTTAATTCAAATCAttctttccaaaaaaaatccccaaatCTTGGTAAAATTTCATAACTTGCCATTGAATCCCAATCTAGGAAATGAAAATTGCCTCTTAGAGATGGTGATCCACCAAAAGAGCTCTTCCTTGTCTTCCACCAAAACGGTGTCATAATCAAAAACAAAGGGGTGGCTGAGAAGCATCTCAACCGTGCTTTCTCGGGTCCTTCGCAAAACACTTCTCCATAAAATCTTTTCCACTCACCATCTCCTCAACCAAACACCCAAGAGCCCAAACAAGCAAGAATTGCAAGGCTCCCTCATAAGATCTTAAGAACAAGGCCTCCTTTATATCAGATCTCAAGCTTTGCCAAACTGACTGGAAGATGCAAAGATATGGCAAAGgggaagggagagagagagagagagagagagagagagagagagaggagaagagagatgAGAATAGAAGGCAGCAAAAAAACCCAGAGCAAGTTCTCGCAAATCAAAGAATGTGGAGGTGTGGTTGGCTTCGAAACCCATGTCCAGCGATGGGTTCTAGAGCCGGTGTTATTATGGACTAGTGTCCAATAACTACATCCAGTCCATGATGCATTTGAAGCCCCACCAAACCCTGGCCAGTACCCATGTCCATTTTAAATGAAATAATCCTATCTAGTCCATCCCACCAAACAGGGCCACAATGATTAACTTGAATCTCCTTCTATGATGATTGTTTTCCATACAGTTCCATACATTCATGGCAAAGGGGCACCTGTGAAACAGTGTGAAACGAGTGATCAATAGTTTTTAGGCAGTTTTAACACAATGGGCACTCCGGGTTTATTTGTGGTTGGAACCTATGGTGTCGACTTCAAACCTGCAATCTCTTCGTTATCAACAGCCAAGCAAAGATCgttaatttgttttctctatttcttttctctattaaatttaatattttctttctaaataaaataatgattttattttccaagtttcaagtttcagTTTTTGAAACCAAACAATAATCTagccattttttatttaaatgtactTCAAATAAAGTTATTGACATcttttttcaacaaataataaatcttGTTAGTACATAATTGTAAAAAAGATTGAAATGaagttgttgaaaaaaaaaaattgcaatacATAAGTCAAGTGTGGCATGAGCCCATATCGACTCGTTTAGTGGCACGTCATGAGCCTAGCCCAGCCCCATATGGGCCAAAGCAGCGGGCTCGGGCCagattttatgtttttcataAGTAAAAGGGGGACGGTACAGCTTGTTTATCAAATGagcttattttaaattgatcGAGCCGGTCCGACACTGCCAGTTTGACGCTTCTTTTAACCCCACACATCAAGTATATCCATATTGTTCAAgtctgaaaattttattagtttattGACGTGAAACACATATGCATATCAGTCCTAATATCCAATAAACGTGAAGTAAATTCATTTGATTAATcatgtataatttttcttaGGCCTTGAGATTCGGAAGGCCATTGAACCCTATATATAATGAACACAAAggttttttaagaaaatatgtCCAGTCTAGTGGTATGGTTCTTGTGTAATTGGTCATATGTTCAATGCTTGTTTTGGACCACACGAGGCCTATATTGAAATTCAAAGTGCAACAAATTCAGGAGTCATCTTTatgtaaatacatatataatacacgtaaaaaaaaatcctttaaGATAGAGGGTTTTGTACAGTAACACCACTTGCACAATGTCAAGatcatttttaatataatattagaaaagaaaaagtcattAAACTTGGAAAGTTCTATTACAAAGAGACTAATTATGTTTTCTTCATAGCTAAATGTTAAAAAAGCCAATGAAATGGTCAACAGACGAGAAAAGGGGATTTCTCCAGATGATAGGCAGCTGAAAAAGTCGTTGACAATAGCCGAAATGGACAAACAGGGAATTTGGCCATTAGGTACTGTTTGTTGTGGTTTTAATTTATCACTCTAGAAGCTTTGAGTTTTGCAAGTTGCCGCGTCAATTCTTCATTTGGTAAGTGGTCAGGTCGGCATTCAAGTCTCTTATATTCGGGAGAGCGAATGGAATAAGAAGCGccaagaaagagagagacaatGAACGGAccagaataataaaaaaattaaaggacaTCAACCAAATGATGACACGTTTATGAACAGCATGAGGCTCACCATAActcaagaaaaaggaaagaaattgacgaaaattcaatattcaaatatattttatattatgacTTGATATTATAATATCATGACTTTAAcaagttatttaaaaaattattaatttatctataaattatataaatatatttttttataataataacattttttttaaaagtgagTTTGCAGTGCAGCCGCCCCCTTTGGGGTTGAGCGGCTTCCCCATCTTCTATCTCTCTCCTTTcctagtttttttcttctctctttttctccctAGATTCGTTTAGATTTTGGGTCCTTTTGTCTAGATCTATCTGCATATGT of Prunus dulcis chromosome 4, ALMONDv2, whole genome shotgun sequence contains these proteins:
- the LOC117626618 gene encoding hydroxymethylglutaryl-CoA lyase, mitochondrial, which translates into the protein MSSLEEPLGFDKLPSMSTIDRVQRFSSSACRSRADDAAMGNCWIEGRSCSTSNSCNEDYEEYTREAFPWKRHTRDISRGDSFNQRTLSLGRNHRVFGNICDSWYLSDQYESKCNDKDITNKILKGIPKFVKIVEVGPRDGLQNEKNIVSASVKIELIHRLVSCGLSVVEATSFVSPKWVPQLADAKDVMEVVHNLEGARLPVLTPNLKGFEAAIAAGAKDIAVFASASESFSKSNINCSIEESLVRYRAVTRAAKELSIPVRGYVSCAIGCPVEGAIPPSRVAYVAKELYNMGCFEISLGDTIGVGTPGTVVPMLEAVIAVVPVEKLAVHFHDTYGQSLSNILVSLQMGISIVDSSIAGLGGCPYAKGASGNVATEDVVYMLNGLGVKTNVDLAKLLIAGDFISKHLGRPSGSKTAVALSRVTADASKI